From the genome of Cololabis saira isolate AMF1-May2022 chromosome 4, fColSai1.1, whole genome shotgun sequence:
AACGGGATGTCGGTCTGTTTAAATACAGCAAACAAGCATGATTAGAGGGATTTCTCTCCTTACATGTGCCAgccagaaggaaaagaaaaaaaacatttgctttGATGTCTGTTCTGGAGTGTGAATGTCCTATTTCTTTCCTTAAATAAGAGCTGATTGTGTAAAATACACAAGCAAAATAACATTTGTGACTCTGAAGTCAATGTTGGCATGAAAGTGTGTATCTGTTCTTGCCAGGTTCAGGAGTGACTCCCAATCCTGAGCTTCCTCAGGGCCAGATGGACTCGCTGCTCTCCATCATCTCTAGCCAAAGGGAAAGGTTCCGCTCCCGCAACCAGGAGCTGGAAGCTgtgagtcacacacacacacacacacacacacacacacacacacacacacacacacacacacacacacacacttagatGTGGTGCATGTGTTTCCGTATCTCTTTCTGGGAGAATTAACTCCTTGTCCCTCTGTGTTCCCCTGGACTCCCGCAGGAGAATCGCTCCATGCAGCAGACCATGCAGGCCCTGCAGAGCGAGCTGGACAGCCTGAGGGCTGACAACATCAAGCTCTATGAGAAAATCAAGTTCCTGCAGAGCTACCCAGGcagagtgcgtgtgtgtgtgtgtgtgacggcaTGAATGAATGCGGTTTACATCATCGTAAACCACGTCAGATATTATTTCTCTGGGAAACTAAAGCCAAAACTGACGAAAGCTCAGACGTTCATTCAACTCTCTTGTGTCTGTGGTGTTGTAGGCTGGCGGAAGTGACGACACCGTGATGCGTTACTCCTCCCAGTATGAAGAGAGACTGGATCCGTTTTCTTCCTTCAGCAAAAGGGTAAATTAAATGCTCCAGCTTCTCAAACGTGAAATGAAAATCTCTTTCTTGACCTCTCCTTCATTGGAGCATGGCTGCAGTTTGGCTGTGACGTCACACCTCAGTGTCACGGTCTTTCCTGTAATGGTTTATAAGTCAGTTTTATTTAAATCTGATTACAATGATGCCTTCACTTGGCTTCAAGGGCAAGTGTTGGTCAGATTAGGAGCTTGTCTGCAGCCCCCACCCCCACTCCGGTTTTACTCAAGTCCATCCCTACTTTTAGAGAAGTCTTGACCCAATAACATGGAGAGACTGAGAAGACTTTTGCTGCTCTTGGTAGTAACTCCTctcacaaaaatgtatttttttcccagCTAATTTCTTTAAGGGAATTTAAATGCAGACATTATATTAAGATTAATTTCCCCCAAAATGGCCCACGTAAGATTACAACTGCTTTCAAGATCCTGATGTGATTGTTCTGCGTGGTGTTCAGGAGCGCCAGCGCCGATACCTGAGCCTCAGCCCCTGGGATAAAGCAACTCTTAGCCTGGTGAGCCTCAGTTTCACATAAGAAAACCCTTCTGTATTGTGCTTGTCaaaagtctaaaaaaaaaaattctgtttcTCAGGGACGTGTGATTCTCTCCAACAAGATTGCCAGGACTATTGCCTTCTTCTACACCTTGTTCCTGCACTGTTTGGTCTTCTTGGTGGGTTTTCTGTCAGCGTTATGTGAAACCTCTGATACGTTCTTGCACGTTGAGCTCTGGAGAAACAGGATGCACTCTTTTACCTGTCACTTGGAATGATGTAAATGTTCTCCCTCTTCAGGTGCTGTACAAGACTGCTTGGAGCGAGAGCATCGGCAGAGACTGCACTGCTTTCTGCTCTAAGAAGTGAGTGTGCATCTTGCACACGACTGCAGATCTTCAACACAGCAGACTTTAGATATATAATTGTAAAACGAGATCCATTTTGACTgatctttatttgttttttctcccaGGTATGCTGACCACCTTCACCGCTTCCATGAGAATGAACAGAACCTTTAAGTCTGTCCGCAGTAACGACTGGAGGCTTTGAGCATGCGTATCCTGCAGAGATTTTCACTTCCCTCCGCTGTGCTTGCAGTAGCTGGCTTCTCCACTAGGTGGCAGTTCAGGTCTTTGAGTTGCACATCAAAGGATTGATAGATCCTCAACAGGTTTCCATTTTCAGTTTCTGGATCTTTAATAACTCGAAGTAAATATAGAAATCAAGCAAAAGTATAACTTGAGGCTCACTTTGATCTTTAGATTACTTAAGAGGTAAGAATTAGTCATTTTCTGTGTGTGCTGGTTTAGGGCTGATTTAAAGATAAACTGTTTAATTGTTAACATATTGTACCAAAGGGGACCACAATACTCATCTCATGATTTTGCTAGAATTTAACTGGAATTATGGGTAATATAATCAATAAAGAGATAACTGAAGTCACACCAAAGGTGGTGCATTTAATATAGATTATATAGGAATGGGTGGTACAGTGGGAAAGCACCAGGTTTTTAGGTGGAGATTATTTCCATGGGTTGTGTGCTGGAACAGTatatatggttgttttttctttttgaattttATGCCACATTGACAGATGCGGTTCATAAATGTGTGGCGGGTGCAGGTTTTAGGGATTTAGTGCTGAGatcatattgttattgttactTGGTTATAGACGAGCCAGCAGTGACGCAGTAATGGTTACAGAGTCTGTGATTGCAATATTTAGCATATATGCGCTTATTTACCAgctttctcctcccttttctgtcTTTGCGGATGTACTCAAAATAAAGACTATGCAGTTATTTGTCTTTTAGTGTCTTCATTTCATCGTCATGTTGGTGTTTGAACAGTTTGATTAGAATTTGCAGTCGGGAGGAAATCTGCTTTTACATAAGATTACTCCGTGACATGTCTATAAAGATCAATATAGGTCTTTATAGACATCAGACTTGCAAGATATCAGTGTGAAAACCAACAAACCACAGCCAACTATTCTATATTGGCAACTAACTTGTCATAGAGGGTCTTTGTTCTTAATTGAAGTTTAATGTTTGAAAATATGAGAGGATGCTCAACTTAGTGCATATTAATACATCTTTGGCTTCGTAGTGATGGCAGGTCAGGTGGGAAGATGGTGAgttcttccttttcttccccACAAGCTGGTCTGACTCTGAGCCCACCGTCTCATGACGAACTTGTATGCAACATATTCTCAGGAGAGAAGGAC
Proteins encoded in this window:
- the cux1b gene encoding cut-like homeobox 1b; the encoded protein is MSSLPRPDADGSELSNMGNIPDPIKEATAMFTGSGVTPNPELPQGQMDSLLSIISSQRERFRSRNQELEAENRSMQQTMQALQSELDSLRADNIKLYEKIKFLQSYPGRAGGSDDTVMRYSSQYEERLDPFSSFSKRERQRRYLSLSPWDKATLSLGRVILSNKIARTIAFFYTLFLHCLVFLVLYKTAWSESIGRDCTAFCSKKYADHLHRFHENEQNL